One Bacillota bacterium genomic window carries:
- the dctP gene encoding TRAP transporter substrate-binding protein DctP, which yields MKKGLSLLSIVLILVAFVLGFALRPLVAPTAAGPEGAAGETFQWTLQMHGTSAHPVFPLYQQWAADIKEMSGGRLQITIHPVGTVVPLLESLGAVTQGTLDGAIMWGPFWRGQDPVLPLSCGQTAGLTSAEMQTWLHNYGGLELIQEAYGRHNIHWLPAIPIPSEIFLWAHRPVRTVADLRGLKLRAAGYSLDVFTALGAAATFMPGGETPPALMKKTIDAGEFGSLVQDMAMGFHEAARYAMVGPRAPVINDDLLINADRWKELPPDLQNIVKTSTLRHASTGYGHLLRLDQEAMQRANQHGTVFVSVSDELALAFRSTLDGILDGEAAGNANLAKIWQAQLAFRTDFRTFKGTLFAWE from the coding sequence TTGAAAAAAGGTCTTTCTCTTCTCTCGATCGTACTCATCCTGGTGGCCTTCGTGCTGGGCTTCGCCCTGCGCCCGCTGGTGGCGCCTACCGCAGCGGGGCCAGAGGGTGCTGCAGGAGAAACCTTCCAGTGGACTCTGCAGATGCATGGTACCTCAGCTCACCCTGTGTTCCCCCTCTACCAGCAGTGGGCCGCCGACATTAAAGAAATGTCGGGTGGGCGCCTGCAAATCACCATCCATCCCGTGGGGACAGTAGTACCGCTGCTGGAATCCTTAGGGGCTGTCACTCAAGGCACTCTTGATGGGGCCATAATGTGGGGGCCGTTCTGGCGCGGGCAAGACCCGGTGCTGCCCCTCTCCTGTGGCCAAACCGCGGGGCTTACATCCGCCGAGATGCAGACTTGGCTGCACAACTACGGGGGACTAGAGCTGATTCAGGAGGCCTACGGGCGCCACAATATCCACTGGTTGCCTGCCATTCCTATTCCATCAGAGATTTTTCTTTGGGCACATCGGCCCGTGCGCACTGTCGCCGACCTGCGCGGACTCAAACTCAGGGCAGCAGGCTACTCCTTAGACGTCTTTACCGCCCTTGGTGCAGCGGCCACTTTCATGCCGGGCGGCGAGACTCCCCCTGCCCTCATGAAGAAAACCATTGATGCGGGCGAATTTGGCTCCCTCGTACAAGACATGGCCATGGGCTTCCACGAGGCTGCCAGGTATGCCATGGTTGGCCCTCGCGCGCCGGTAATTAACGATGATCTTTTGATTAATGCCGACCGCTGGAAAGAACTTCCTCCGGACCTGCAAAACATAGTTAAAACCTCAACTCTGCGCCATGCTTCGACGGGATACGGACACTTGCTTCGCCTAGACCAAGAAGCAATGCAAAGGGCTAATCAGCATGGTACGGTCTTCGTAAGCGTTAGCGACGAGCTGGCACTAGCATTTCGCAGCACTCTCGATGGCATCCTAGATGGAGAAGCAGCTGGAAATGCAAACCTAGCGAAGATATGGCAGGCACAACTTGCCTTCCGCACTGACTTCCGCACGTTCAAAGGCACCCTATTCGCTTGGGAATAG
- a CDS encoding TRAP transporter large permease subunit, with translation MNPSLLTAVMFFALLIGIGSGMPVASVLAGLGLFTGLGVWGMRSIPILLSAIFGVMNSDVLIALPLFVFMGCMMEASGVADKLFMNLRILLGSMRGGLGIVAIVLATVLAATTGIIGASIVMMAALALPSMLKAGYNKPLAAGIICAGGSLGILIPPSNMLIIYGLSAGVSIVSLFAAAVVPGLLLSFFYIVYVAVRCYRNPELGPSLPLEERRAIKWGPFLLDLLTSLLPPLFLIVAVLGTIFRGVAAPVEAAAAGAFGATLLTVFGRKLTFDIMKKAAKHTLEISSSILWLVVGASMFTAIFLTLGGGNVVRDLMLSISGGSPAVVIAIMMLILFVLGKLICWVGILLIAVPIFTPIAASLGFDPLWFALLVCVNLQMSLLTPPFAYSIFYLKQAAPPEVTLGDMYRGVWPFIALQALGLLLIIIFPDLVLWLPRLLFQR, from the coding sequence ATGAACCCATCTTTACTTACAGCTGTGATGTTCTTCGCCCTGCTCATCGGTATTGGGTCGGGCATGCCCGTGGCTTCCGTACTGGCCGGGCTTGGCCTTTTTACCGGGCTTGGAGTATGGGGCATGCGTTCTATTCCTATTCTGTTATCAGCTATCTTCGGCGTTATGAACAGCGATGTGCTAATCGCCCTGCCGCTCTTTGTTTTCATGGGGTGCATGATGGAGGCCTCAGGGGTGGCCGACAAGCTATTTATGAACTTGCGCATCTTACTTGGCTCCATGCGCGGAGGGCTAGGCATTGTGGCCATTGTACTTGCCACCGTATTAGCGGCGACCACCGGCATTATCGGCGCCTCCATCGTCATGATGGCCGCCCTAGCGCTACCCAGCATGCTTAAGGCTGGGTACAACAAGCCGCTGGCGGCGGGCATTATCTGCGCGGGCGGTAGCCTAGGCATACTAATTCCGCCCAGCAATATGCTTATAATTTATGGGCTGTCGGCCGGAGTCTCTATCGTCTCGCTTTTTGCCGCTGCAGTCGTGCCCGGGTTGCTGCTATCCTTTTTCTACATTGTTTATGTCGCCGTCCGGTGTTATCGTAACCCAGAACTGGGGCCATCGTTGCCACTTGAAGAGAGGCGCGCAATCAAATGGGGTCCTTTTCTTTTGGATTTACTGACTTCCCTGCTGCCGCCTTTGTTTCTCATCGTGGCGGTACTTGGGACGATCTTTCGTGGCGTAGCCGCCCCAGTCGAAGCTGCAGCGGCAGGCGCCTTTGGTGCCACGCTACTGACCGTTTTTGGGCGCAAACTAACTTTTGACATCATGAAGAAGGCCGCCAAGCACACACTCGAAATTTCGTCCAGTATTCTGTGGCTAGTTGTGGGCGCTAGTATGTTTACCGCTATCTTTCTCACGCTTGGCGGTGGAAATGTAGTAAGAGATCTGATGCTCAGCATTTCTGGCGGTAGCCCTGCCGTAGTGATTGCCATCATGATGCTCATTCTGTTTGTGCTGGGCAAGCTCATTTGCTGGGTCGGCATCTTGCTTATCGCTGTCCCCATCTTTACGCCCATTGCCGCCTCGCTAGGCTTTGACCCGCTCTGGTTCGCCCTGCTCGTGTGCGTCAACTTGCAGATGTCGCTCTTAACCCCGCCTTTTGCCTATTCCATATTCTATCTCAAACAGGCAGCCCCGCCGGAGGTCACCCTAGGCGATATGTATCGCGGTGTTTGGCCCTTTATCGCCTTGCAGGCCTTGGGGCTACTCCTAATTATAATCTTCCCCGACCTAGTGTTGTGGCTGCCTCGTCTACTCTTTCAGCGCTGA